TTTGCCGCCTTTAGCTGGTTTTACGTCGGGTTCATCACCGAATGGCCGGAACTGGCGGCAGCAATGCAGCACAGCCACATTGGCATTGTCGTCAGCGGGCCACTGCGTCAGGCGGGTTCGGTGCTGTCCCCATTCATATTGGTTGGCAGTCTCTTCTATGGCGCGTTGGTCGTCTGGCTGATCAAGGACCCGCCGAATTTGCTCGTGGCGCGCGTGCGTGGCGTGCTGCTGGCCAGCCTGTTCATTGTCGGCGCCACCTTTGCCATTGGCCTGCGCGTGTTGTACTTCAACATGGGGCTGCTGCCCTTCTGGTTGGCCCAGGCCGTGCAGCAAGACCCGGCGCTGATGACCGACGCCGCGATGACATTTCAGGGCATGATGGAACTGGCGCAACGGCCGTCGGCGCTGATTGCCCTGGTATTGGTCACCCCCTGGTTGGTAATGGTTCTGGGCACGGTGGCAGCCACCATCATTGGTCTGCTGCAAGGTCTGGTGTACGGTTTCTTCATACCTCTGGTTCACCCGCGCCCGGTAGACAAAGCAGCCCGCTGGTGGGGCCGCCTGCGCCGCGAACCCAACGACGCGCTGCGTCTGATTTATGCCCTATTCAATGAGGAGAAAGAGGCGTACCAGATTTTGCCTCATCTGGCCGTGGCCGCCTATCGGCAAATGCCCGGCGCGGCCCGCCTGGCAGCGGCTTACCACACGTTGGGCACGTCTACCACCGAAGCGGAGCAAACGCCGGTCATCGCCGCCATTCAGGAAATTCTGGCCGCTGAACCAAATTGGCGCTGGTCGGCCGATTTCCAGTCCGTGTTTGCCTCGCTCAGCCAAATTTTGGCGGCCAAGAGCCTGGACGACATTCTGCAAATTAAGTCGCCAATGGCAGAGCAGCAGACCTCCTCGCTGCCGCCGCTGCTGGTGCAGAGCGTGCAGCGGCTCAGCCGGGTGGTAGATGAACTGCACAAAGTGACGATGGTTGACGATCTGGCGACGAAGCTGATTTTTTTGGAGAATGCGCTGACGGTCATCCACGCAGCACAGCGGTTTGTCGAGCAGCAGTTACACAATTCGGCAGCGGCCGTTTCCCCTGAATTCACCGCCCTCAACACCACCCTCGACCACTGGCAGGGTATCGTCCTGGAAGCGATCAAGCGGCTCAAAGGGCGCGCCGACGTCAGCGCCGACCTGCAAACGCGCCAGAGTCCGCTGGCGGCGCAAATCCCGCTCATTTACTGCGTCGCCAACAGCGGTCTCAACGTCGCCCAACAAGTGCGCGTCAAACTCCTGCCCGGTGAAGATTACCACCTAGGCGATGAAAACGAGAGCTGGATTGAGATTTTGCCGCCTGGCGAGCGGCGGCAGGTAAACCTGACGGTGCTGCCGCAAGACGGCCGTCGCCGCCTGCGTATCGCCTGGCAGGTTACATACGACGACGCCGTAGACGCCGAACGCTCCCTCACGTTCGCCGATGTGGTGGAATTTGCCCAGCCAGACACACCATTCCAGCGCATTTTCCCCATTCCCTATGTCACCGGCACGCCGCTAAAAACCGACGATGTGTTTGTGGGGCGCGAAGATGTGTTCGCTTTTATCCGCGAAAATTTGCTGGGACGGCATCAAAACAACGTCATCGTGCTGCACGGACAGCGGCGCACCGGCAAAACGTCCGTGCTGTACCGCCTGGGCCAGATGATGGCCGACAGCCACATTGCCGTGCTAATTGACATGCAGGGCAAACCGGCGCGCGGCGAGGCCGACTTCCTCTTTTCTATCGCCGATGACATTACCTTTGCCCTGGAAGATCGCGGCCTGGATATAGAACCGCCGCGCCGCGAGGATTTTGCCGAATCACCGGAGTTTTTCTTTGGCTCCCGCTTTTTGCGCGGCCTGCGCCCACACCTGGGCGACAAAAATCTGCTGCTGATGTTTGACGAGTTTGAAGAGATGCAGCGGCGGGTGGACGACGGCCGTCTCCAGCCGGAAATCCTCCAATTTTTACGCAACCTGATGCAGCATGAAGACCGGGTAGATTTTGTCTTTTCCGGCACGCACAAGCTGGAAGAACTGGGCGCAGAGTATTGGTCCATCCTGTTCAACATTGCCAGCTACAAGCCCATCACCTTCCTCAGCGCCGCCGACATGCGCCGTCTCATCGAAGAGCCGGTGGCTGCCTACAACCTGGAATACGACCCCCTGGCCGTTGAGCGCATGATCAAGGTGACGGCCGGACATCCTTATTTTGCCCAGTTGGTGCTGCATGAGATGGTGGTGTACCACAACGAGACACAGCGCAGCTACCTGACAGTGATGGATGTGGACCGGGGGCTGGAGCGTATCGTTGGGCGCGGCGAGGCGCATTTTAAGTTCATCTGGGCGGAATCGTCGCCGGAGGCGCGGACGGTGTTGCAGGCTGTGTCGGAGCTGCTCATCGGCCAGGAAACGGTGCACGTGAAGGATTTGCGCGCTTTCCTGGCACGGCAAGGCTACCAATCGGCCGACGATTGGCAGCAGGCGCTAACGGACCTGGAAGGGCGCGACATCCTGACGCGCCAATCGGCCAAAAGTCCGTTGTACCGCTTTAAGGTTGATTTGATCCGGTTGTGGATAGACAGGACACGGCCGTCGCTGTGAACCGTTGGCATGTTGTGGCGAGGTTGGCGGTGTGGGGGGGTATGGCGCTGCTGCTCGGCTGCCAGACTGCCAGCCCAACGGCCGTACCGCTGCCAACGACCCAACCCACGGCTGTTCTACCCACCGCGACAGTGACGGCCGTTCTCCCCACCGCCACAATCAAGCCAACGGCCACGCAGCCGCCGCCACCAACAGTCACACCCGCACCCACCCGCACCCAGCCCCCACCACCCAGCCGCACCCCATCGCCCACCGCCACGCTGGCGCCAACGGCGACACGGCCGTCGCCCCTGGCCGTCGGGCGAACCTGCCCGGCCGAATATCCGGTAAAGCCAGAGTACCAGCGCCTCTATCTGGCCGCCCAACCCTGGCCCACGCCCGACCCGGCGCTGCTAGACGCCCATTTCTGGCTGGCGAAGCCGCTGCCCGGCGGCGGCCGCTTTTTAATCAACAACAATTTTCCGTATGGCTCGGACGGCAGCGGCCGTTACCTGCTGCACAACGGCGTGGATTCGGCCGAAGACAAAGGCACGCCGGTGCTGGCCGCCGCCGATGGCCTGGTGGTCTACGCCGGGCCAGACGCCGACATTTTGTTTGGCTGGCGCTGTGACTGGTACGGCCATCTGGTCGTTATTCAGCACGACTTTACCTGGCTGGACCAACCGGTCTACACGCTGTACGGGCACGTATTGGGCATTGTCGTGGAAACCGGCCAGCGCGTCTACCAGGGACAGCCGGTGGCTGAAATTGGCGTGGGCGGCGCGGCAACCCACGCCCACCTGCATTTTGAGGTGCGTATCGGCGAAAATGCGTTTGGCGCGACGCGCAATCCGATGTTGTGGCTGGACCCTGGCGGCACGCGGGGCGTTTTGGCCGGGCGATTGGTGGATGAAAACGGCCGTCCCTGGCAAGGCGTGACGATAACGTTGATAGACGGCCGGGGCGAAGAGGTGCAGTTCCTCCATACCTGGAGCTACCTGGACGACCCCGACCACCTGATTAACCCGGATGAAGGCTACGCCGAAAACTTTGTCTTTGCCGACCTGCTGCCTGGTTTTTACGAATTGTTCGTCAAAGTTCGCGAGGTGGAATATCGCCAGCGCGTAGAAATCAGCGCCGGGGCGTTGCGCCTGGTGGAAATGCAAATACCCGGTGATTCTTAAGCGGTGGGTGGCTGTCGCCCGTATTCCGTATTCCGTGGGGCGCAGCTCTGATAAATGCCAACGGGAAACGGCATACGGACTTCGGTTTATGGCTGATGGGGCAGCGCGTCGAACCGCTGCGTGCCTTCAATCTCCAGCACAAAGTCAGCGCCGAAGGCCAGCGAGGGGGTGAGCGCGCCGACTGGTTGTTGGCGCAGAGTGGTCTCAACCGCCAGGATACCGGCTACGGCCGTCAGCCGATACGCCTCTAACGTCTCCAGCCATGCCTCCCGTTTATTGCCGGCCGCATCACTGGCGCAGGCCCAAATATAACTGCGCGCCCGCTGCCGCAGCGCCTCATCCGGCCCGTCAAAGGTCCAACGGACCAACTGCCTGGCGGCGCGGCGCGCCAACCCGATTTTTAGCAATCGCGCCGCCAGTGGGGTAACGACGCCTGCTCCACGCGGCAAAGACATCGCCATGTAGGCGGTAACGTTGGCAATGCCGGTGGAAAGCTGCGCCGTAGCCAGGTCGCCCCAGGGGATGGGCGTTATCTGGCGGGTACGGCCGTTGCTAAACGTGACTTGTTTGCTGCCCGCGCCGAGGGGTTGGGAGACGAGACGGCCGTCGCGCCGCACCAGGCTCCCTTGCGGCAGGTTAGCCATCATCTCCACCAACGTTTGCGCCGTGCCGGAACTGGTGCGCGACAGCCCCATGAAAGCCACTTCCAGGTGCGTCGCGCCGGGAAGGTGGGCCGCCACATAACTGCCCAGGCAGTCCGTCGGCACAATGTCGAAGCCCACGCCGGAAACGAGGGCCACGCCTTGTTCGCGGGCATGGGCGTCGTAAGACAGAGTGGCCTCAAAGACCGGAATTTCGCCGGTGATGTCCAGATAATGGGCGCGGCCGGCCAGGCAGGCCTGCACCATCGGCTCGCTGGTGTAGATGAAGGGGCCAGCAGCGTGCAATACCAGGTCAAAATCGGCGACGATCTGATGCAATTTGTCGGTGTCGCTTAAGTCGAAGGCGAGGTGGCGCAGGTTGAACTGTTGGGCGATAACGGCCGTTTTGCCCTCATCCCGCCCCGCCAGCACCGGCGTGTGGCCCCGCTTCACCGCTTCCTCCACCAGCAACCGCCCCGTATAACCATACGCACCATACAACAGCCAGCTTGCCATAAGCAACTCCTTCTGTAGAAGAGATAGAGTGTAGAGCTAGAGCTAGAGGAAGAGGCCATCCTCTAGCTCTATACTCTATCCCTCGCTCAATTTGGTCGAATGCCATTTTACCAGTATGATCGTGCAAACCCAATGATGAGGTATCTATGGCAAATAAGCGGGCGCGATTAAGCCCTTTGCGCATGATTTTGTTGTTTGTGGCTCTGGTATTGATTGTCGTTTCCTGGTGGCAGGTGGGGCAGGCAGCGGCCGGACTGGTCGTGCGGCATGTGGACCAGGATGGTCTGCCGCTGCGCTTTGTCATCGCTGAGGGTGTGCAGAATGCGCCGGGCGTGCTGATTGGGCACGGGTTTTCCGGCTCGCAGCAGTTGATGTTGGCTTACGGTTATGTGCTGGCCCACGCCGGCTATGGCGTGATGCTGCTGGATTTTGCCGGGCATGGGGCCAATGCCACGCCCTTTGTGCAAGGGGAACCGGTGCTGACGCAAAATGTGGCGCTGGCAACGGCCGTTCTGCAAGCTCAGCCGGAGGTGGACGCCAGCCGTCTGGCCCTGATCGGCCATTCTATGGGCAGCCGGGCGGTGCTGGAAGCTGGCGTGGACCAGGGCGATCTGTACCGGGCAACCATCGCTATTTCGCCCGGCGACGTGGCTGTAGACGAGAATTGGCCGCGCAATTTGCTGCTGATGGCTGGGTCACTGGAAGCGCCTTTTTTGCGCAACGCCCAGGCGGTGTTGGCCCGCGCCGGTGGGCCTAACCCCGACTTTTCGCAGGATAAGGCCAGGGCGTTGGTGGTGGTGGATGGCGCCGAACACATGTCTATTTTGTTTCGCCCGCTGAGCCACAACGCGGCGTTAGATTGGTTGAACAATGTGTTTGGCGTGCAGCGGGCCAGCGCCTACCAGGATGTGCGGATAATCTGGTACGGGCTGCATCTGGCGGCGTGGTTGGTGGCTCTACTGGCGCTGTCGCCACTGCTGCCTTCGTCCAAAACCTTGCGCGGCGCGGACCGACGACGGCCGTTCCATTGGCTCGGTTTGGTGCTGGGTGCGGCGGCGGGCACGGCCGTTGTCTGGCTGCTGGACCAGGTAATTGGGATGGCTTACCTGGGTGGGCTGGCTGTGGGCGGCGCGTTGGGTGTCTGGTTTTTTGTCGTTGGGCTGGTGTGGTTGTTGACCGGGTTTCGGCCGTTCAAACCTGTGCCGCGCCGCCTGGCGTGGGGGCTGGCGATCTTTGCCAGCCTGTGGCTGGCTTTCGGTCTATTGAGCCAGTGGGTGTGGCTGCCCTGGTTCCTCATCCCGGCGCGGCTGCTGCGCTGGCTGCCGCTGACGGTTACGTTTGTGCCCTGGCTGCTGGCGGCCGGCATCGCCATGCAAGGGGCCAAAGGTTGGAGCCGATTGGGCTGGTGGGCCTGGCAGTCGGTCGTTTTGGTCCCGGCGCTCATTGGGTTGGTATTCCTGGTCCCTGGTTTGGCTTTCCTGGCCCTGGTCGTCGTCACCATTCCTTTGGTTGTCGGCGTCATGACCATCGTCGGCGCCGCCATAGACGACGCCTGGGCTTACAGCCTGGGCGGCGCGCTCTTTTTTAGCTGGCTGATACTGACCGTTTTCCCACTGGCCGGGTAGATTGTTATAGCTGACAAGGTGACAAGGTGACATCTGACAAGGTGACAAAAATGTCAGATTATGACCCTTGCGCGTACAGCTTCTATTCCAAAATCCAAAATAAGTATGCTTTACGCCGACAACCAACACATCACTGACCCGCGCCTGAATCTGGCGCTGGAAGAATACCTGCTGCGCCACGTGCCGACGGCAGAGGCGATATTGCTCTTTTACGTCAACGAGCCGTCGGTGATTCTGGGGCGCAACCAAAACGCGCTGGAAGAATTAGACCCCGATTACACAGCCAACCACAACGTCCATGTGGTGCGCCGGTTGTCGGGCGGCGGGGCGGTGTTTCACGATTTGGGCAATCTGAACTTTAGCTTCATTACCAATGGTTCGCGCGATTTGCACAATTTTCAGCGCTTCACCGAGCCGGTGATCCGTGTGTTGAACCAGTTGGGCGTCCCGGCGGCGCTGCATGGCAAAAGCGACATCTACGTGGCCGGCCGGAAGATTTCCGGCAACGCCCAATACCTGGCGCGTGACCGCATGGTCAGCCACGGCACGATTTTGTTCGACAGCGACCTGGAAGCGCTGCTGCGCGCCCTGAATCCACGCCAGGTCCAGATCGAGTCCAAGGCGGTGCAATCTATCCGGGCGAAGGTGGGCAATGTGAAGGAGTGGCTGCCGGAGATGGATACGGCCGTTCTACGACAAACCCTATTAACAGGCATCTTTGCCGGCCGGCCGGTGGACCATCTGCCCCTCAGCGCCGACGATTGGACGCGCATCCACCAGATTAAGACGGAGCGGTATGATACCTGGGAATGGAATATCGGCCGTTCCCCCCGGTTCAGCGTGCAAAGGCGCATCCTGTGGGGCCAAACAGAGATAGAGGCGCGGGTGGAGGTGGTGAACGGCCGTATCCAACAAGTCAGCTTCAGCGAATCCCTACAGCCATCCGCCGGTAGGGGCCTGCAAGCGCACCTCATCGGCCGGCGCTACGACCGCGCCAACCTGTCCCAGGCTTTGCATGAATTTTCGCCAGCCTACTCCACAGACAACTTGCCACCGACAGCGCTGCTTTTGGATTTGCTGTATTAGCGTCGGGCAGAACGGCAGAACAGACCAGAAACCAAGTAGGCGATTGCCGATGAACTTTTTTGGATTGGTTGACACGATGGGATAATTTGTTACTATTCCGCCACGATGAACACCGTTTTAGCATTTCTTCCGCGTCGCCGCCGCCGCAGCCGGACCATAGGTCTGGATTTTTGGCTTGGGTAAGTTACGCGCAACACGCAAACGGCACACCAAACCGCCAGACCCCACACGAGGTCTGGCGGTTTTTTTGTGTACGGTTGACGATTGGCGCTACCAACTACCAACTATCAACTATCAACTGGAGTCTTACATGATTCACGCAGGAATCTTTGGCGCAACCGGGTATACCGGTTACGAATTGGTGCAAATACTCAACAAACATCCACAGGTGGAGATCACCTTTGCCACGTCGCACTCTTATGCGGGCAAAACGCTGGACGCCATTTACCCACAAGCGCCACGTCTGCCGCTGATTTCGGGGGAGGCAGCCCCGTTAAACCAGGCCGACGTGGTTTTTTTGTGTTTACCCCATGCGGCGGCGGCAAAAACGGCCGTATCCATCCTCCAAACCAACGCCAAAGTGATAGACCTCAGCGCCGATTTCCGCATCAAAGATGTGGCAACCTATGAAAAATGGTACGGCGCGACTCACCCCGCCCCGGACCTGCTGCCCGAAGCCGTCTACGGCCTGACCGAATTTGCCCGCAGCGCCCTGCGGCAAACCCGGCTCGTCGCCAACCCCGGCTGCTATACCACCACCAGCCTGCTGGCCTTGCAGCCCCTCATGGCCGCCGGGGTGAATATAACCGGGTCAATTATCATAGACGCTAAATCGGGCGTCTCCGGCGCAGGGCGCAATCCGGCCGACAACACCCACTTCATGGCCGTCAGCGACAACCTGGCGCCCTACAAAATCGGCCGGGCGCACCGCCATCTGCCGGAGATGGAAGCCATTCTCAAAGAGTGGAACCCGGCCGCCCCCGACCTCATCTTTTCGCCCCACCTGCTGCCTGTGCCGCGAGGCATTCTGGCAAACAGCTACGTCTCGCTGGCCGAACCCTGGGCAGAGGCCGATCTGCGCCACCTTTATGAGACGACTTACGCCGGCGAGCCATTTGTGCGTGTGCTGCCCAAAGGCGAACTGGCAACCCTGGCCCACGTCACCTATACCAACCGCTGCGCCATTTCCCTGACGCTGGCCGGGCAGATGCTCATCGTCACTTCGACGACGGACAACCTGATCAAAGGGGCGTCGGGCCAGGCGGTGCAGAACATGAATGTGATGTTTGGACTGGCGGAAACCAGCGGACTTGTTTGATTTCGGATGTCCGATTTCTGGAGGGATGATGCGTGTATTGAAAATTGGCGGAAATGAGTTGGATGAGCCGGGCTTTTTGCCGCTGTTGGCGGGTTGGGTGGCGGCGGCGGCCGAGCCGATGGTGATTGTGCATGGCGGCGGGCGCGACATCGCCGCGATGCAGGCGCGGCTGGGACTGGAACCAAAGAAGGTGGATGGCCTGCGCGTCACCGATCCGGCGTCATTGACGGTGGCGCAAATGGTGCTGTCCGGGCATACCAACAAGCAGCTTGTGGCGGCGCTGCTAGCAGCCGGCGTAGACGCGGTGGGGCTGAGCGGCGTGGATGGCGGCCTGCTGCGCTGCGTGAAGAAGGCCCATCCCACGGCCGATTTGGGTCTGGTGGGCGAAATTGTGGCCGTGCGCACGGAGCTGTTACAGAAATTGGCGGCGATGGGGATTACGGCCGTTCTCTCCCCCATCTCCCTCGGCCAGGACGGCTTCATCTACAACGTCAACGCCGACGACGCGGCCAGCGCGGTGGCCCTGGCGCTGCCGGCCGACCAGATAGATTTTATCTCCAATGTGCCTGGCGTGCTGGACAACGGGCGGGTGGTAGAGCGATTAACGGCCGTTCAGACCGAATCGCTCATCACCCAGGGCATCATCAACGGCGGCATGGTACCCAAAGTGCGTGGGGCGTTAACGGCCGTTGCCCAGGGCGTGCCCCAGGCGCGCATCGTCAACCTCACCGGTCTTCTGAATGGCGGTGGGACGGTGTTTACGGAGTAGAGAATTGTCAATGGTCAATGGTCAATCGTCAATTGTCAATTGTGGCATCACCCCCTTTACCATGAACGATTACGCCGCTGTGCTGGCGTTGTGGCGGCAGTGCGAGGGCGTGGGCTTGAGCAGCGCCGATGAGCCGGAGCGGATTGAAGTGTATCTGGCGCGCAATCCGGGCATGAGTTTTATCGCCAAAGATGGCGACAGGGTGATTGGCGCGGTGTTGTGTGGGCACGACGGCCGTCGCGGATACATCCACCATGGCCGTCCATCCCGACCACCGGCGGCAAGGCATCGGCCAACAACTGGTAGACCACTGCCTGGCCGCCCTGCTGGCCGAGGGCATAGATAAATGCCACCTCTTCATCTTCACCAGCAACCAGACCGGCATCGCCTTCTGGCAGGCTGGCGGCTGGCAGTACCGCACCGACATCGCCGTCATGTCGAAGATGGTTGACGGCGGCGAACAGCCCATCACCGGCTGCTGATGATAGGACACAGATTTTCACAGATGTACACGGATTTTCCCTTTGTTTCTTCGTCCCTTTGTCTCTTTGTAATAAATTCTTCACGGAGTTGAACCATGAATCTAACTCAAACCGAAGCCGTAATGGCCGCCGACGCACAGTATATTTTGCCCACCTACAAGCGGGCCGATGTACTCTTCACCCGCGGCGAAGGCATGTATTTGTACGACAGCGCGGGCAAAAAATACCTGGATTTTATGTCTGGCATTGCCGTAGCGGCATTGGGGCACAGCGACCCGGAATGGGTAACGGCCGTTACCCAACAAGCCAGCCAACTCATCCACGTCAGCAACCTCTACTACACCACCCCCCAGGTCGAACTGGCGCGCAAACTAATCGAAAACTCCTTCGCCGATAAACTTTTCTTCAGCAACTCCGGCGCGGAAGCCAACGAAGCGGCGCTGAAATTCGCCCGCAAATATGGGGGAATTTCGGATTTCGGATTTCGGATTTCGGAATCGCCTGCAATCCGAAATCCGAAATCCGAAATTGTTGCCTTTAGCGGCAGTTTTCACGGCCGTACCATGGGCGCTTTATCCGTTACCTACAGGGCGCAGTACCGCGAGCCGTTTGGCCCACTTATTCCCGGCGTTACCTTTGCCCCCTTCAACGATTTAGACGCGGCGCGGCAAGCCATCACCGATGAGACCTGTGCCGTCATCGTGGAGCCGGTGCAGGGCGAGGGCGGCGTCAATCCGGCCACGCCGGAATTTCTACGCGGCCTGCGCGCCTTGTGCGACGCCCACGACGCGCTGCTTATCTTCGACGAGGTGCAGTGCGGCCTGGGGCGCAGCGGCCACCTGTGGGCGCACGAAGCCTACGGCGTCACGCCGGACATCATGACCCTGGCCAAGCCGTTAGCCGGCGGCCTGCCCATCGGCGCGACGTTGGTCACGCAGAAGGTAGCCGACGCTATTCAGCCCGGCGACCACGGCAGCACTTTTGCCGCCGGACCGCTGGTCTGCGCCGCGGCCAATGTGGTCTTCGACCGGGTGAATCGGCCGGAATTCTTGCAGCAGGTGCAGGAGACCGGGGCTTATTTGCGCCACCGGCTGGAGACGCTGGAGTCTGACGAGATTGTGGCCGTGCGCGGCGTGGGGCTGCTGGTGGGTGTGGAGATGAAAACAGCCGTTGCCCCCCTCATCGCCCGCGCCCGACAAAACGGCCTCATCCTCATCAACGCCGGCGACAACGTCCTCCGCCTGGCCCCCGCCCTGATTGCGGAACGCCAGCACGTAGACGAAGCGATAAAAATCCTTGAAGGGACAATTTCGGATTACGGATTGCGGATTGCGGAAAACGCCCCCAATCCGCAATCCGAAATCCGAAATCCGCAATAGTATGAACATCCGTCCTGCCCGTGAAACCGACATTCCCGCCATCTTGCGCCTGGTGAGCGACCATGCCCGGCGCGGCGATTTGCTGCCGCGCAGCGCCCTTTCTATCCGCGAGACCCTGGGCGATTGGCTGGTTGGCGTTTATCCTGATGGCGACATCGTCGCCTGTGTATCCCTGTTTTATTACACGCCCTACCTGGCCGAAGTGCGCTCGCTGGCTGTCAGCGACCGGGTGAAGGGGCAGGGTTGGGGGCGCACGATTGTGAAAACGGCCGTCAACGAAGCCCGCCATCGCAGCGTGCCCACCCTGTTCGCCCTCACCCGCGCCGTCGAATTTTTCCAGAAGGCCGGCTTCAAAATCACCGCCAAAGAGCGCTTTCCGCAAAAGGTATGGCGCGACTGCTCCATTTGCCCGCTGCTAGAGAACTGTGATGAAACGGCCGTTGTCCTCGAACTCGGCCCCGCCATCCTCACCCATGATCACGTGATTCCCGTGACGGACGTTCTGTCCGCGCACGCAAATTTGGTAGAAGAGATACTTGAAACAGAAAAAGGAGTTTTTCCCATGTCAGCTAAATCCAAAGCGAAAGCCAATAAAGTCGTCCTGGCCTACTCCGGAGGGCTGGACACCTCCGTCATTGTCCCCTGGCTCAAAGAAAACTACGGCTGCGAAGTGATCTGCTTCTGCGCCGACATCGGCCAGGGCAACTTTGAACTGGACGGCCTGCGCGAGAAAGCCCTCGCCAGCGGCGCGAGCAAGGTCTACATCGAAGACTTGCGCCATGAATTTGCCAAAGATTTCCTGTTCCCCATGCTGCAATCCGGCGCGGTGTACGAGAAGGAATATCTGCTCGGCACATCGGTGGCCCGGCCGCTCATCGCCAAATGGCAGGTCGCCATCGCCGAAGCCGAAGGCGCGGAAGCCGTGGCCCACGGCGCAACCGGCAAAGGCAATGATCAGGTACGCTTCGAGCTGACCTACAAGGCGCTCAATCCTACCCTGAAGGTGATTGCCCCCTGGCGCGAGTGGGAAATCCGCTCCCGCGAGGATGCGCTGGCCTACGCCCGCAAGCACAACGTGCCCGTCACCCACACCGAAAAATCCATCTACAGCCGCGACGCCAACCTGTGGCACATTTCCCACGAGGGCGGCATCCTCGAAGATCCGTCGCTGGAGCCGGAAAAGGGGATGTTCCTCTTCACCGTAGACCCCGAAGATGCGCCCAACGAAGCGGAAGTGGTGAAGATTGAGTTTGAGCAGGGCTTGCCGGTGGCCGTCAAC
This DNA window, taken from Candidatus Leptovillus gracilis, encodes the following:
- a CDS encoding N-acetyl-gamma-glutamyl-phosphate reductase translates to MIHAGIFGATGYTGYELVQILNKHPQVEITFATSHSYAGKTLDAIYPQAPRLPLISGEAAPLNQADVVFLCLPHAAAAKTAVSILQTNAKVIDLSADFRIKDVATYEKWYGATHPAPDLLPEAVYGLTEFARSALRQTRLVANPGCYTTTSLLALQPLMAAGVNITGSIIIDAKSGVSGAGRNPADNTHFMAVSDNLAPYKIGRAHRHLPEMEAILKEWNPAAPDLIFSPHLLPVPRGILANSYVSLAEPWAEADLRHLYETTYAGEPFVRVLPKGELATLAHVTYTNRCAISLTLAGQMLIVTSTTDNLIKGASGQAVQNMNVMFGLAETSGLV
- a CDS encoding aspartate aminotransferase family protein produces the protein MNLTQTEAVMAADAQYILPTYKRADVLFTRGEGMYLYDSAGKKYLDFMSGIAVAALGHSDPEWVTAVTQQASQLIHVSNLYYTTPQVELARKLIENSFADKLFFSNSGAEANEAALKFARKYGGISDFGFRISESPAIRNPKSEIVAFSGSFHGRTMGALSVTYRAQYREPFGPLIPGVTFAPFNDLDAARQAITDETCAVIVEPVQGEGGVNPATPEFLRGLRALCDAHDALLIFDEVQCGLGRSGHLWAHEAYGVTPDIMTLAKPLAGGLPIGATLVTQKVADAIQPGDHGSTFAAGPLVCAAANVVFDRVNRPEFLQQVQETGAYLRHRLETLESDEIVAVRGVGLLVGVEMKTAVAPLIARARQNGLILINAGDNVLRLAPALIAERQHVDEAIKILEGTISDYGLRIAENAPNPQSEIRNPQ
- a CDS encoding argininosuccinate synthase — protein: MNIRPARETDIPAILRLVSDHARRGDLLPRSALSIRETLGDWLVGVYPDGDIVACVSLFYYTPYLAEVRSLAVSDRVKGQGWGRTIVKTAVNEARHRSVPTLFALTRAVEFFQKAGFKITAKERFPQKVWRDCSICPLLENCDETAVVLELGPAILTHDHVIPVTDVLSAHANLVEEILETEKGVFPMSAKSKAKANKVVLAYSGGLDTSVIVPWLKENYGCEVICFCADIGQGNFELDGLREKALASGASKVYIEDLRHEFAKDFLFPMLQSGAVYEKEYLLGTSVARPLIAKWQVAIAEAEGAEAVAHGATGKGNDQVRFELTYKALNPTLKVIAPWREWEIRSREDALAYARKHNVPVTHTEKSIYSRDANLWHISHEGGILEDPSLEPEKGMFLFTVDPEDAPNEAEVVKIEFEQGLPVAVNDVQLPPAAIIEKLNQLGAKHGVGRVDLVENRLVGMKSHGVYETPGGTILYKAHQAMESLCLDRDTLHYKEQLAVRYAELVYYGKWYTSLREAMQAFIDKTQEPVTGWVKVKLYKGNVITIGRSSPHSLYREDFATFGKEDVYDQSDAVGFITLFGLQMKVKAMREVSDGGKTRYAAPDYSKFKRD
- the argB gene encoding acetylglutamate kinase: MMRVLKIGGNELDEPGFLPLLAGWVAAAAEPMVIVHGGGRDIAAMQARLGLEPKKVDGLRVTDPASLTVAQMVLSGHTNKQLVAALLAAGVDAVGLSGVDGGLLRCVKKAHPTADLGLVGEIVAVRTELLQKLAAMGITAVLSPISLGQDGFIYNVNADDAASAVALALPADQIDFISNVPGVLDNGRVVERLTAVQTESLITQGIINGGMVPKVRGALTAVAQGVPQARIVNLTGLLNGGGTVFTE